A region from the Xiphias gladius isolate SHS-SW01 ecotype Sanya breed wild chromosome 20, ASM1685928v1, whole genome shotgun sequence genome encodes:
- the ccni gene encoding cyclin-I, producing the protein MKLTEPWGRQRLSFLLEKAASREAKMWKVYVPKKPSSQDTDVSPAQRDEAVRWLTELHSRLQLYPETLVLAVSILDRFLAPIKARPKYLRCIAITCFFLAAKTCEEDECVPSLKELAASSSCGCSPSEILRMERIILDKLNWDLHTATALDFLHIFHAMVLSCRSGFLYSMLGLNRSQHLALLTQRLYHCLADHTLIQLRGSMLALALITLELETCCPDWLALTIDLLRRAQIDSSELIRSRELVARSLSTPRASLLPNTVYIYQPLQSQTTLQCPALDPTLRCCTLGTITSTSESSRDLAHVNASPAQPHIRTGGEVGRPQPWSSVSSSTDSSIPALLSPPKNLHHNRLQKVTLRCKASAKRKVEEMEVDDFYDGIKRLYNEDVTTTAITVQEGATSATGAITTSGGGGGLNTCSVLLSRQEGSSSPCPPLQPVSAS; encoded by the exons ATGAAGTTAACTGAACCCTGGGGACGCCAGAGGCTGTCTTTTCTTCTGGAAAAGGCTGCCTCTAGGGAAGCCAAGATGTGGAAGGTCTATGTGCCAAAGAAGCCCTCCTCACAG gATACAGACGTCTCCCCGGCCCAGCGAGATGAAGCCGTGCGATGGTTGACAGAGCTCCACAGCAGATTGCAGCTGTACCCAGAGACTCTGGTTTTGGCTGTTAGCATCCTGGACCGCTTTCTCGCTCCCATCAAG GCGCGTCCAAAGTACCTGCGCTGCATCGCCATTACCTGCTTCTTCCTGGCTGCCAAGACGTGTGAGGAGGATGAG tgtgtgccTTCTCTGAAGGAACTGGCTGCCTCCAGCAGCTGTGGCTGTTCTCCATCAGAGATCCTGAGGATGGAAAGGATCATCCTTGACAAACTGAACTGGGATCTGCATACTGCCACAGCACTGGACTTCCTGCACATT TTCCATGCGATGGTGTTGTCGTGTCGTTCCGGGTTTTTGTACTCCATGCTGGGATTGAACCGCTCTCAGCACCTCGCCCTGCTCACACAGCGACTCTATCACTGTCTGGCCGACCACACACtcatacag CTCAGAGGATCCATGCTGGCCTTGGCCCTCATTACCCTGGAGCTGGAGACCTGCTGTCCTGATTGGCTGGCACTTACCATTGACCTGCTGAGGAGGGCACAG aTCGACAGCTCTGAATTGATTAGGAGTCGAGAGCTGGTGGCTCGTAGTCTGTCCACACCGAGAGCTTCCCTGCTTCCAAACACTGTCTACATCTACCAACCCCTGCAGAGCCAAACCACCCTGCAGTGTCCGGCCCTGGACCCTACCCTCCGCTGCTGCACACTGG gGACCATCACCTCCACCTCAGAGTCTTCCAGGGACCTTGCCCATGTCAATGCCTCCCCTGCCCAGCCCCACATACGTACTGGAGGGGAGGTGGGGCGTCCGCAGCCTTGGAGctccgtctcctcctccaccgACAGCAGCATCCCGGCTCTGCTCTCCCCACCCAAAAACCTCCATCACAACCGCCTACAGAAGGTCACGCTGCGCTGCAAGGCCTCCGCCAAGCGCAAG gtggaggagatggaggtggaTGACTTCTACGATGGCATCAAACGCCTCTACAACGAAGACGTCACTACCACCGCCATCACCGTCCAGGAGGGGGCAACATCTGCAACGGGGGCAATAACAacaagtggaggaggaggaggtctgaACACCTGCAGTGTCCTGTTGTCCCGACAGGAAGGCAGCTCTTCCCCCTGCCCGCCTCTGCAGCCAGTCAGTGCCTCCTAA
- the ccng2 gene encoding cyclin-G2 yields the protein MDAFKLMKELRVNYEQEVYYLPKEAGLSLIESTTRDDSRISAKCRDAKVEDLWSLTSFFGYSTQTFVLAVNLLDRFLAMIRIQPKHLSCVSLSCLHMAAKVTEEECNLTPTDELIRIGQCRFTVSDLSRMEKIVAKKLNFKSNAITALTFLHLYHQIILSHSTARKETLSLEKLEAQLKACLCRISFSKAKPSVLALSLLRQEIDAMQSEDMLEIAFHIQTHLKIVDGELLLWSEHVAQCLSDYASPECCKPNHRRLRWIVSRRTAQNLHCYRSVPELPTIPEGGWDESESEDSCEDVMSSGEESLSSSLGSDAEGPFFPLHFRSQKHRQHLQA from the exons ATGGACGCCTTCAAGCTGATGAAGGAGCTGCGGGTGAATTATGAGCAGGAGGTTTATTATCTCCCTAAAGAGGCTGGACTGAGCCTCATTGAATCCACAACACGA gaCGACAGTCGGATCTCGGCCAAGTGCAGAGATGCTAAAGTGGAGGACCTGTGGAGTCTGACCAGCTTCTTTGGTTACAGCACACAGACATTCGTCCTGGCTGTCAACCTGCTGGACAGATTCCTGGCCATGATTAGG ATCCAGCCAAAGCACCTGTCCTGtgtcagcctcagctgcctCCACATGGCGGCCAAAGTGACAGAGGAGGAGTGCAACCTGACGCCCACCGACGAGCTCATCCGCATCGGACAGTGCAGGTTCACAGTGTCTGATCTCAGCCGCATGGAGAAAATCGTCGCAAAGAAGCTCAACTTCAAGTCCAACGCCATCACTGCCTTAACCTTTCTGCACCTCTACCACCAGATCATACTTTCACACTCCACGGCCAG GAAGGAGACTCTGAGCCTCGAGAAACTGGAGGCTCAGCTCAAAGCCTGTCTGTGCCGGATCTCCTTCTCTAAAGCAAAG CCGTCCGTCCTAGCATTGTCTCTCCTGAGGCAGGAGATCGACGCCATGCAGTCGGAGGACATGTTGGAAATAGCTTTTCACATCCAGACACACCTGAAG ATTGTGGATGgtgagctgctgctgtggagtGAACATGTGGCTCAGTGTCTGTCAGACTACGCCTCCCCCGAATGCTGCAAACCCAACCACAGGAGGCTTCGGTGGATAGTGTCGCGGCGGACTGCCCAGAACCTGCACTGCTACCGCAGTGTCCCCGAGCTGCCCACCATCCCTGAGGGAGGCTGGGACGAGAGCGAGAG TGAGGATTCATGTGAAGATGTGATGAGTTCAGGTGAAGAGTCCCTCAGCAGTTCTCTGGGCAGTGATGCTGAAGGGCCCTTCTT